From the genome of Gammaproteobacteria bacterium, one region includes:
- a CDS encoding efflux RND transporter permease subunit has protein sequence MVLSDLSIRRPVLATVMSLMLILIGVISYQRLSVREYPNIDAPVVSVRTVYTGASAEIIESQVTRPLEDSLAGIEGIKTIKSVSREEVSQITVEFILSRDPDNAASDVRDRVSRVRGRLPDDVDEPVIAKVEADAQAILWLAFSSDRHNALEITDYADRVVQDRLQTLPGVASVIIGGERRYAMRIWLDRDRLAAYQLTPQDVEGALRNQNLEVPSGRIESRNREFTVLTQTDLQTPEQFNRLIIREVNGYPIRLSDVGRAEIDAADERNAVRVNGNPAVGLGVVKQSTANTLSVAQAVKSELPKIIAALPEGMKLKVAFDQSLFIEESISAVFKAMGEALILVVVVIFLFLRTLRATLIPFVTIPVSLIGAFIFLYAMGFSINVLTLLGLVLAIGLVVDDAIVMLENIQRRIEHGMNALQAAFEGSKEIAFAVIAMTLTLTAVFVPLAFMTGNTGRLFTEFALTVASAVLVSGFVALTLTPMMCSKILRPQKTHGRVYRISEQWLLGLNNGYRRLLTAALNKRWWIILLGGIVAGISVPLFTGISIPAPKGNSVPLLTGLKSELAPLEDRGLLIGIMIAPEGATMSYTDRYARQVEDFYSQAPEIFNYFMVVAPGLERPNPVTFALSFVNLTPWEQRSRSAQEIATALGPKMFMLPGVLAFPISPPSLGQSFRNPPVQFVVQGNSYAELQTMVDALLAKAFRFPGLVNVDSDLKLNKPQLKVMLDRDKAASVGVEVGQVGRTLETLLGGRQVTRFKREGEQYDVIVKLREEERTNPNDLSSIFVRGNDGQLIQLANLVRIKETVAPKELNHFDRLRSATISANLAPGYSLGQALEFMEGAAKEVLTTGAKTSLDGQSREFKESGAALYLTFVLALIFIYLVLAAQFESFLSPFIIMLTVPLAMTGALLSLKLTGGTLNVYSQIGMVMLIGLITKHGILIVEFANQLQGRGYDLRDAVIEAASLRLRPILMTTAAMVLGTLPLALATGAGAESRQQIGWVIVGGLLLGTFLTLFVIPSVYTLVSRARKQVTYPAEATQG, from the coding sequence ATGGTGCTCTCCGATCTTTCTATCCGCCGCCCGGTGCTCGCCACCGTGATGAGCCTGATGCTGATCCTGATCGGCGTCATTTCCTACCAGCGCCTCTCGGTGCGCGAATATCCGAATATCGACGCGCCGGTGGTGTCGGTACGCACCGTGTACACCGGCGCGAGCGCGGAGATCATCGAGAGCCAGGTGACGCGCCCGCTGGAGGATTCACTGGCGGGCATCGAGGGCATCAAGACCATCAAATCGGTGAGCCGCGAAGAGGTGAGCCAGATCACCGTGGAATTTATACTCTCGCGCGACCCGGATAACGCCGCCAGTGACGTGCGCGACCGTGTATCCAGAGTGCGCGGGCGGCTGCCGGACGACGTGGATGAGCCGGTGATCGCCAAGGTAGAGGCCGACGCCCAGGCCATCCTGTGGCTCGCCTTCTCCAGCGATAGACACAACGCGCTTGAGATCACCGATTACGCGGATCGAGTGGTGCAAGACCGTCTGCAGACCCTGCCCGGCGTGGCGAGCGTGATCATCGGCGGCGAACGGCGCTATGCGATGCGCATCTGGCTGGATCGCGACCGCCTCGCGGCGTATCAATTGACCCCGCAAGATGTGGAGGGCGCGCTGCGCAATCAAAATCTCGAAGTCCCGTCCGGGCGCATCGAGAGCAGGAATCGAGAATTCACCGTGCTCACGCAGACCGACTTGCAGACGCCGGAACAATTCAACCGTCTCATTATCCGCGAAGTGAACGGGTATCCGATACGCCTCTCCGACGTAGGCCGGGCCGAGATTGACGCCGCCGATGAGCGTAACGCGGTGCGCGTGAACGGTAACCCCGCTGTGGGGCTGGGCGTTGTCAAGCAATCCACCGCCAATACGCTCTCCGTCGCCCAGGCCGTTAAAAGTGAATTGCCCAAGATCATCGCGGCATTACCGGAGGGGATGAAGCTCAAGGTCGCCTTCGATCAATCCCTGTTCATTGAGGAATCTATCTCCGCGGTGTTCAAGGCCATGGGTGAGGCGCTCATCCTGGTCGTGGTGGTGATCTTTCTGTTTCTGCGCACGCTGCGCGCCACTCTCATTCCGTTCGTCACCATTCCGGTCTCTCTGATCGGGGCCTTTATCTTTCTTTATGCGATGGGATTCTCTATCAATGTCCTCACCCTGCTGGGTCTGGTATTGGCCATTGGCCTGGTGGTGGATGACGCCATCGTGATGCTGGAAAACATCCAGCGCCGCATCGAGCATGGCATGAATGCGCTGCAGGCCGCATTCGAGGGCAGCAAGGAGATCGCCTTTGCGGTGATCGCCATGACGCTCACCCTCACCGCGGTGTTCGTGCCGCTTGCGTTCATGACCGGCAATACCGGCCGCTTGTTTACCGAGTTCGCGCTCACCGTGGCGAGCGCGGTGCTGGTGTCCGGCTTCGTCGCACTGACGCTGACGCCGATGATGTGCTCAAAAATTCTACGCCCTCAAAAAACCCACGGCCGCGTGTACCGGATCAGTGAACAGTGGCTGCTGGGCCTCAACAATGGTTATCGCCGGCTGCTTACGGCCGCACTGAACAAACGCTGGTGGATTATCCTGCTGGGCGGCATTGTTGCGGGTATTAGCGTCCCTTTATTCACAGGCATCAGCATCCCTGCTCCCAAAGGCAATAGCGTCCCGTTGCTCACGGGACTCAAATCGGAACTCGCCCCGCTGGAAGACCGCGGCCTGCTGATCGGCATCATGATCGCGCCCGAGGGCGCGACCATGAGCTACACCGACCGCTACGCGCGGCAGGTGGAAGACTTTTACTCCCAGGCGCCCGAGATCTTCAACTATTTCATGGTGGTCGCACCGGGCCTGGAGCGGCCCAATCCCGTCACCTTTGCACTCTCGTTCGTCAATCTCACACCTTGGGAACAACGGAGCCGCAGCGCGCAGGAGATCGCGACGGCGCTCGGACCGAAGATGTTCATGCTGCCCGGCGTGCTGGCCTTCCCTATCAGTCCGCCCTCGCTCGGCCAGAGCTTCCGCAATCCACCGGTGCAGTTCGTGGTGCAGGGCAACTCTTATGCAGAGTTGCAAACCATGGTGGACGCCCTCCTCGCCAAGGCCTTCAGGTTTCCGGGGCTGGTCAACGTGGACAGTGACCTCAAGCTCAACAAACCGCAGCTCAAGGTGATGCTGGACCGCGACAAGGCCGCCAGCGTGGGGGTCGAGGTGGGCCAGGTGGGCCGCACGCTGGAAACATTGTTAGGCGGACGGCAGGTGACGCGTTTCAAGCGCGAGGGTGAACAGTACGACGTGATCGTCAAGCTCAGGGAGGAAGAACGCACCAATCCGAATGACCTCTCTTCCATCTTCGTGCGCGGTAATGACGGTCAGTTGATTCAACTGGCGAATCTGGTGCGCATAAAAGAAACCGTTGCGCCGAAGGAACTCAACCATTTCGACCGGCTGCGCTCCGCCACGATTTCCGCGAACCTTGCCCCGGGTTATTCACTGGGACAGGCGCTGGAGTTTATGGAAGGCGCCGCCAAGGAAGTGCTCACCACCGGCGCGAAGACCTCGCTGGACGGTCAATCGCGCGAGTTTAAGGAGTCGGGCGCCGCCTTGTACCTGACGTTTGTGCTTGCGCTGATCTTTATCTATTTAGTGCTGGCGGCGCAGTTCGAGAGTTTCCTTTCGCCGTTCATTATCATGCTCACCGTGCCGCTCGCCATGACGGGTGCTTTATTGTCTCTGAAACTGACCGGCGGGACCCTCAATGTGTACAGTCAAATCGGTATGGTCATGTTGATAGGTCTTATCACCAAACACGGCATCCTGATCGTCGAGTTCGCCAATCAGTTACAGGGGCGCGGCTACGATCTGCGCGACGCGGTCATCGAGGCGGCCAGTCTCCGGTTACGCCCCATACTGATGACCACCGCCGCGATGGTGTTGGGTACGCTGCCGCTGGCGCTGGCCACCGGCGCCGGCGCCGAGAGCCGTCAGCAGATCGGCTGGGTGATCGTGGGGGGGCTTCTGCTCGGCACCTTTCTCACCCTGTTCGTCATCCCCAGCGTTTACACACTGGTATCGCGCGCCCGGAAACAGGTAACATATCCGGCAGAGGCAACTCAAGGATAA
- a CDS encoding TolC family outer membrane protein, with protein sequence MPKLTQVLLLIPLLFHGGAYAEDLFQIYQLAQQSDPQLKAAQASRLATLEIKPQSQALLYPTISASANTTGNRLNITQPTSVAGETYFNSNGYTLSLTQPVYHRDTYVQLRQADARIAQADSQLAGAEQDLILRVSGRYFDVLAAQDNLEFARAEKKAIARELEQSQQRFDVGLVAITDVQEAQARYDQAIAQEIAAERQLSTSRELLREITGQDHAALAMLGEQIPFLTPEPADIEQWTQTALKQNQQLTAALYAAEIAREEIERQRSGHYPSVDVVGTHVYSKSGGGRFGASETDGNAVGLQLNIPIYQGGLITSRTREAEYRHSQARENLEQQQRAAVRQTRDSYTGVVANISRVNALKQAVTSSKTALEATEAGLEVGTRTQVDVLDAQRELFRAERDHARARYDYIIETLRLKQAAGTLSPTDLEQINGWLK encoded by the coding sequence ATGCCTAAGCTCACTCAAGTCTTGTTGCTGATTCCACTCCTTTTTCACGGCGGCGCTTACGCCGAGGACCTGTTTCAGATCTATCAGCTCGCGCAGCAAAGCGACCCGCAACTCAAGGCAGCGCAGGCGTCGCGGTTGGCGACGCTGGAGATCAAACCGCAGAGCCAGGCCTTGTTATATCCCACCATCAGCGCCAGTGCCAATACAACCGGCAACCGTTTGAACATCACGCAACCCACCTCCGTGGCGGGAGAGACCTATTTCAACAGCAATGGCTACACCTTGAGCCTTACGCAGCCGGTCTACCATCGTGACACCTATGTGCAGTTGCGCCAAGCCGACGCGCGCATCGCTCAGGCCGACTCTCAGTTGGCCGGAGCAGAACAGGATTTAATCCTGCGTGTGTCCGGCCGCTATTTCGATGTGCTTGCCGCCCAGGATAATCTGGAGTTCGCCCGCGCGGAAAAAAAGGCCATTGCACGCGAACTGGAGCAGAGTCAGCAGCGGTTTGATGTCGGCCTCGTCGCAATCACCGATGTGCAGGAGGCGCAGGCGCGTTACGATCAGGCGATTGCACAGGAAATCGCCGCTGAAAGGCAGCTCTCTACCAGCCGCGAACTGCTGCGTGAAATCACCGGCCAGGATCATGCCGCCTTGGCGATGCTCGGAGAGCAGATTCCCTTCCTCACCCCCGAGCCCGCGGATATCGAACAATGGACGCAAACTGCGCTCAAACAGAACCAGCAACTTACCGCCGCCCTATACGCCGCGGAGATCGCCCGCGAGGAGATCGAGCGGCAACGTTCAGGCCATTATCCCAGCGTGGATGTAGTGGGCACCCACGTCTACTCCAAATCAGGCGGCGGTCGGTTCGGCGCCAGTGAGACGGACGGCAACGCGGTCGGTCTGCAACTTAATATACCGATTTATCAAGGCGGCCTGATCACTTCGCGTACCCGCGAAGCGGAATACAGACACAGCCAGGCACGAGAAAACCTGGAGCAGCAGCAACGCGCCGCCGTGCGCCAGACGCGCGACTCTTATACCGGTGTGGTCGCCAACATCAGCCGCGTCAACGCGCTTAAACAGGCAGTGACATCCAGCAAGACTGCGTTAGAGGCGACTGAGGCCGGCCTTGAAGTGGGAACACGCACCCAGGTTGACGTGCTCGATGCCCAACGCGAACTGTTTCGCGCCGAGCGTGACCATGCCAGGGCGCGTTACGACTATATTATCGAGACGCTACGACTCAAGCAGGCCGCAGGAACCTTGAGCCCTACTGATCTTGAGCAGATCAACGGCTGGCTGAAGTAG
- a CDS encoding isochorismatase family protein codes for MTATAALCSAGQSLLVVVDTQTKLAAAMPPPKRDEILRNAAILLQAAGLLSVPVLITEQYPKGLGKTEAALIQHLSPATPVIEKTCFSCCGAADFMEAVRRSRRNQIILAGMEAHVCVLQTALELQSTNTQVFVAEDAVCSRRMRNKTNALARLRNTGVIVTNTESLLFEWLRDARHEHFKKISKLIL; via the coding sequence ATGACGGCCACGGCTGCCCTATGCTCCGCCGGCCAGAGTCTGCTGGTCGTGGTGGACACTCAGACCAAGCTCGCGGCTGCGATGCCGCCCCCCAAGCGCGACGAGATATTACGTAACGCCGCGATACTGCTACAGGCGGCGGGTTTACTCAGTGTGCCCGTGCTGATCACCGAGCAGTATCCCAAGGGTCTGGGAAAAACCGAGGCTGCCCTTATCCAACACCTGTCCCCCGCCACTCCCGTCATCGAAAAGACGTGCTTCTCCTGTTGTGGCGCGGCAGATTTCATGGAGGCAGTGCGGCGTAGCCGCAGAAATCAAATCATATTGGCCGGCATGGAGGCGCATGTGTGCGTGTTACAAACCGCGCTGGAATTACAATCAACCAATACGCAGGTATTCGTGGCTGAGGATGCAGTCTGTTCACGCCGCATGAGAAATAAGACCAACGCCCTCGCCCGGCTGCGCAACACGGGTGTTATCGTCACCAACACAGAATCGCTATTGTTTGAATGGTTACGCGATGCGCGGCACGAGCATTTTAAAAAGATTTCTAAGTTGATACTCTAG